The Paenibacillus sp. RC334 nucleotide sequence GAGACAAACGAGTCGTCGGCGCAAATACCAAATGCAATGCTACCAGAATAAAGGCAATATCCAGCTCATACCCTGCTCCCTGACCATTACCCATCAAACCACCGGACAATTTTGCTGTGAAAATCGCTCCGATTAATACAATAACAAAAAGTCCAGAGACATAACGGGTAAGCAATCCAAGAATTAAAGCAATTCCTCCGACTAACTCAATTACTGCAACGGCATAACCTAAAAATCCCGGAACACCAATACTGGAAAACCAGCCAGCTACATTACCCAGCCCCATTTGAAATTTAGCAATTCCGTGCGCCAAAAACAAGATACCCAACGCCACCCGCATAATTGTTGAAATGTTTCTGCTTGCTGAACTCATATTTATCTCTCCATTCTGAATATTTTTTTGCACTCGTATGAGCACATAATAATAATTATTTTATATTACTAATAATTTGGTTAAAAAAATAAAATGATCTTGCTCTAAGTTGTAACTTATATAAGTACGAGTCAAACTCAAATTATTAGTAATAGGAATAATTATTTTGTAATGTGAATTTATCATAAGAAACTATAGTCTGTCAACAAAATATT carries:
- a CDS encoding DoxX family protein, which produces MSSASRNISTIMRVALGILFLAHGIAKFQMGLGNVAGWFSSIGVPGFLGYAVAVIELVGGIALILGLLTRYVSGLFVIVLIGAIFTAKLSGGLMGNGQGAGYELDIAFILVALHLVFAPTTRLSLDSLFRRRTSIEE